CGCGCCTGGGAGAGGCGCCCGGATCGATGACCGGCAAATATGTCGAGGGAAGGAAAAACCCCGCTTTTTCCTTTCCCCAGGATATTTACGGGTCACGAAAAGTCCCGGATTGGACTTTTTGCGACACTGTCAACAATAGTCAAGCCAGGGAGATTTCATATGTCCATGGATGACCAGCGTGACGATCAGGTAGCCGAGGGACTGGAGGACCAGACGAAGGGGCCTGTCCCTTTTGAGGACGAAGAGTACGAGGCCGGGGTCGAGGAAGCAAAGAGACTGGCCGAGGAGGAGGAAGCCGGGTACCGCCACCTGGCAGGGTGGGATCGGCATATTATCCCGACCATCGCCGTGATCTGGTGTCTTTTCCAGCTATCCATCGCCAGCTGGCTTCTCATCGACACCGTCATCATCAGGGCGATCCACCTGGGTTTCGCCATGCTCATCGCCTTCATGAGCTACCCGGCGCTGAAAAAACCGAGAAAGGGGTTCTGGTCGTTCCTGTCCGCCCGGACCCGGATCCCAATATTTGACTACGCCCTGGCCATCCTGGGCTGTTTTACAGCCCTGTATATCTGGCTCGACTATACCGGGATGGCAGGACGGCAGGGCGCGCCGCTGACCCGGGACCTGGTCATCGGGATGGCCCTCGTCCTCATTCTCCTGGAGGCGTCAAGGAGGGTCATCGGCCCGGGCCTTACCGTCATCGCCTCGGGCTTCACTCTTTATGTCTTCTTCGCGGAACAGATGCCGGAGTTCATGGCTTTTAAAAGCGCCTCCCTCGGCAAGTACGTGGGAAAGATGACCATGCAGACGGAGGGGATCTACGGCATTCCCCTGGACGTTTCGGCCACCATCGTCTTCCTTTTCGTCCTTTTCGGGACCATGCTGGAAAAGGCGGGAGGAGGACGGTTTTTTATCAATATCGCGCTGAGCCTGCTGGGGAGGTTCAAGGGAGGTCCGGCGAAAGCGGCTGTTGTGGGTTCGGGACTTACCGGCCTGGTGTCGGGATCTTCCATCGCCAACATCGTCACCACCGGGACCTTTACGATCCCCCTCATGAAGAAGATCGGGTACACGCCCGTCAAGGCGGCCGCCATCGAGGTGGCGGCGAGCACCGACGGACAGATCGCCCCGCCCATCATGGGGGCCGCGGCGTTCATCATCGCCGAGTACCTGAACGTGCCTTACCTCGCGGTTATCAAGGCCGCCGCCATACCGGCCTTCGTCTCCTACGCCTCCCTCTTTTTCATCGTCCACGTGGAGGCCTCCAAGGCCGGACTGAGGGGACTGACAAAAGAGGAGACGCCCAATTTCTTCACGACGCTCCTGGGCGGGCTTCACTACCTCTTCCCCATCGGGGTGCTGGTCTACGAACTGGTGGTCCCGAGGCATTCGCCGGAACTGGCCGCTTTCAGGGCCATCGTGGCCATGTTCTTCGTCATGCTCTTCCAGGAGCCTATCAAGAGGCACCTGCGCAAGGAGCCTGTCGTGCCGGCCTTCGTGGAAAGCGTCAAGGGCATTGTCATGTCCATGGCGGCCGGGGGACGGAACATGGTGACGGTGGCCATCGCAACGGCCGCCGCCGGGATCATCGTGGGAGTGGTGACCATGGGTATCGGGGGGATCATCACCGAGGTGGTGGAGGTCCTCTCCATGGGGAACATCTTCCTCCTGGTGATCATCACGGCCTTCGCCAGCCTCATCCTCGGGATGGGCCTGCCCACGACGGCAACCTACATCGTCATGGCGGCCCTCACGGCGCCCATCATCGTGAATGTCGGGGCCGCAAACGGGTTTATCGTGCCCCTCATGGCGGCCCACCTGTTCTGCTTCTACTTCGGGATACTGGCCGACGACACTCCGCCGGTGGGCCTTGCCGCCTACGCGGCGGCGGCCATCGCCAAATCACCCCCCATTGCCACCGGCATCCAGGGGTTCCTTTACGATATCCGGACGGCTCTCATCGCCATCATGTTCATCTTCAACCACGACCTGATCCTCGACGGCATCAACAGCTGGAGCATCGCCATCCTCATCTTCGTCATGGCATGCATCGGGAACTTCGCCTTCGCCGCGGCGACCCAGGGCTGGTTCACCCACAAGAACGCCTGGTACGAGCTGCCTGTCCTGCTTTCCATCCCCTTAATCATGATGCAGCCCCAGGTGGTGGCGAAGTGGCTCCACATGAGCCACAGGTTCATGGTCTGGCCCATCGGCCTGGCGCTCTTCGCGGGTGTCTACCTCAACCAGGTCAGGCGCAGGAGGGCGGATACAAAACTTGCTGCTGCATAAAGAAGCTGTCAGCTAACAGCAACCGCGCCTTGGAGGGGCGCCCGGATAAATGGATACCCATTTATCCGTGAGGAAAAGGGAAAACCACGCTTTTCCCTTTCCGTTGAGCGTAAGTCCCCCACGGACTCAAGCGATTAACAGTAGGAAAGGAAGGTAGGTCCATGCCCGATGGAGTAAAGAACATCCTCTGCTGCGTCGCCATGGCTCCCAGTTCCGGGAGGGTGCTCCTGCGGGCTCTCCAGGAGGCCGAGGCCCACGATGCCAGGGTCCAGGTTCTGCACGTCATCCCCAGCTTCGACGCTGCCATGACCACTCCCATCGTCGCTTTCATAGGCGAGGACAAGTTCCGCAAGCTCGTGGAAGAACACAAGGATGAGGCCACCTCGGCTATCAAGGCCCAGATCATCTCGTTGAAGGAAAAGATCATGTCCGAACACCTGGAGGGTTCGGTGGACCGGATCGCCCACATCCACGTTTACGAAGGCGACCCGGAGCTGGAGATCCTGAACATGACAGACAGGCTCCAGGCCGACATGGTCGTCCTGGGGACCCACACCAAGGGGATCACCCATCACACTTTTATGGGAAGCGTTGCCAAAAAGGTGATCAGGCGGATCAAGGTGCCTGTTCTCCTGGTACCGCCGGTCAAGTAGGATGGACACGCCAAAATTCCATCAATACAGGGGGGGTGAGCCCGTACAAGCGCCTCGCAGGGACGCTGTGGATATAACAGGCGGCCGGACGTGGTTCCTGTATGTCGGGGAGGTCAAGGCGGCGGGTCTGAACCGTTTTCTCACAGACCCCATCTCACGACGGTACGGCAAACCGGCCGAATGCGTCCACGTTGTCCCCGACGTGCTTTCCCTGTACCCCGAAGGCCATTTTGTCGTCATCAACCCCGCAGCGGTCCTGGCGGGTTCCGAGGCGGGGAAGAGATGCTGCGTGCGTCCGCCGGGCTCTGAATTCGCCGCCATGGTAAGCGCTGACCCGGGGGTCAGGGAGATGGTCGACCGTATCCTGGGTGTTCAGGACAGACTTCTCGTCAACGTCTTCGAGACCTCCTCCCTCCTCGATCTCGGGAAAGACAGGCCGATAACGGTCATCGGGCCCGAGGCGGACCTGGCGCACACCCTCAACAACAAGCTTCTCCAGTACCGGCTGGCGGGGGAACTGGATATCCCTGTCCCGGCCGGCGGGACGTTCGACACCCTGGCAGGGGCCCTCGGTTTTGCCGGGGAGATCTTTGCCGGCGGCGGGCGCGTCTTTATTTCGGCCGCCTACAGCGCCGGGGGGTCCAACTCCATCATCGCCGATTCCGGC
This bacterium DNA region includes the following protein-coding sequences:
- a CDS encoding TRAP transporter permease; the encoded protein is MDDQRDDQVAEGLEDQTKGPVPFEDEEYEAGVEEAKRLAEEEEAGYRHLAGWDRHIIPTIAVIWCLFQLSIASWLLIDTVIIRAIHLGFAMLIAFMSYPALKKPRKGFWSFLSARTRIPIFDYALAILGCFTALYIWLDYTGMAGRQGAPLTRDLVIGMALVLILLEASRRVIGPGLTVIASGFTLYVFFAEQMPEFMAFKSASLGKYVGKMTMQTEGIYGIPLDVSATIVFLFVLFGTMLEKAGGGRFFINIALSLLGRFKGGPAKAAVVGSGLTGLVSGSSIANIVTTGTFTIPLMKKIGYTPVKAAAIEVAASTDGQIAPPIMGAAAFIIAEYLNVPYLAVIKAAAIPAFVSYASLFFIVHVEASKAGLRGLTKEETPNFFTTLLGGLHYLFPIGVLVYELVVPRHSPELAAFRAIVAMFFVMLFQEPIKRHLRKEPVVPAFVESVKGIVMSMAAGGRNMVTVAIATAAAGIIVGVVTMGIGGIITEVVEVLSMGNIFLLVIITAFASLILGMGLPTTATYIVMAALTAPIIVNVGAANGFIVPLMAAHLFCFYFGILADDTPPVGLAAYAAAAIAKSPPIATGIQGFLYDIRTALIAIMFIFNHDLILDGINSWSIAILIFVMACIGNFAFAAATQGWFTHKNAWYELPVLLSIPLIMMQPQVVAKWLHMSHRFMVWPIGLALFAGVYLNQVRRRRADTKLAAA
- a CDS encoding universal stress protein, with the translated sequence MPDGVKNILCCVAMAPSSGRVLLRALQEAEAHDARVQVLHVIPSFDAAMTTPIVAFIGEDKFRKLVEEHKDEATSAIKAQIISLKEKIMSEHLEGSVDRIAHIHVYEGDPELEILNMTDRLQADMVVLGTHTKGITHHTFMGSVAKKVIRRIKVPVLLVPPVK